GCTTATGAGAATAGTATTATCCCGATAAAAAGATTCATAGTCAAGGATATTGAGGGCTTATTTACTTGACAACTCCGTGTTGAATAAGGAATATTCTATGAGCCTTCTGCAACTTAGGAGAAATTTTGCATGTCCGACAAACACAATTACTTGATTTGGTTTGATGGCGAGATGATTCCCTGGAATGAGGCAAAGGTTCACGTGCTTACGCACACCCTTCATTACGGACTAGGAGTCTTTGAGGGCATCAGGGCTTATCAGTGCCACGACGGACGACCGGCCATATTCCGCCTGTCCGACCATATAGACCGGCTTTATTCCTCCGCCCGAATCGGACAAATAAACATACCTTTTTCCAAGGAGGAATTACGGAAGGCTATATTCAAGGTTCTCATCGTAAACCAACTCAAGGAGGCATATATCCGGCCGATTGCCTTCATCGGCGACGGAGTGATGGGCGTCCATCCCAAAGATAACCCGATCAGGGTGGCCATTGCCGCATACCCCTGGGGGGCATACCTGGGGGACGAGGGTTTAACCAAGGGGATCAGGGCAAAGATTTCTTCTTACACCCGGATGCATGTGAACACCCATATGACCAAGGCAAAGATATGCGGGAACTACGTCAACTCGGTTATGGCAAAGCTGGAAGTGACCTCTCTGGGGTTTGACGAGGCACTCATGCTGGACACCGAAGGATACGTTTCCGAAGGGAGTGGAGAAAACATATTTATCGTCAGAAACGGTACACTCAAAACCCCTCCCCTAACCTCGATCCTGGAGGGAATCACCAGAAACACAGCCATAGAAATCGCCGACGACGAGGGAATAAAGATAGTTCAAGAGCGGTTCACGCGGGACGAGCTTTACATAGCAGATGAGGCGTTCTTCACCGGAACCGCCGCCGAGATCACCCCGATCAGGGAAGTCGACGGGAGGCCGATTGGAAACGGCAAACCCGGAGGAATAACCAAAAGACTACAGGACCGGTTCTTCGACATAGTAAAAGGGAAGGACCAAAAGTTCATCAATTGGCTCGATTATATACCTTGGTGAAGGGTTT
The Thermodesulfobacteriota bacterium DNA segment above includes these coding regions:
- a CDS encoding branched-chain amino acid transaminase, producing the protein MSDKHNYLIWFDGEMIPWNEAKVHVLTHTLHYGLGVFEGIRAYQCHDGRPAIFRLSDHIDRLYSSARIGQINIPFSKEELRKAIFKVLIVNQLKEAYIRPIAFIGDGVMGVHPKDNPIRVAIAAYPWGAYLGDEGLTKGIRAKISSYTRMHVNTHMTKAKICGNYVNSVMAKLEVTSLGFDEALMLDTEGYVSEGSGENIFIVRNGTLKTPPLTSILEGITRNTAIEIADDEGIKIVQERFTRDELYIADEAFFTGTAAEITPIREVDGRPIGNGKPGGITKRLQDRFFDIVKGKDQKFINWLDYIPW